In a genomic window of archaeon BMS3Bbin15:
- a CDS encoding ferredoxin-2 — translation MPRKVLYNICMGCGGCVGVCPFLALNLDKGYEVVVDTEMCTDCGTCTKFCPVGAIVEV, via the coding sequence CAATATATGTATGGGCTGTGGAGGGTGCGTTGGAGTGTGCCCGTTCCTTGCCTTGAATCTTGATAAGGGTTATGAAGTTGTTGTTGATACTGAAATGTGCACAGACTGCGGAACCTGCACAAAGTTCTGTCCTGTTGGAGCAATAGTGGAGGTGTGA